In Sporichthyaceae bacterium, the DNA window CTGCAATTTCGAGGCTAGTGCACGATCTCGGCAGCATCGGAGTTCCGGCCGCGGTGTGGGACAAACCCACGGACTGGAATGTCGGTGAGTGGGAACGGGTGCGCACCCACCCTTACCTGACGCAGCGCATCCTGGCCCGACCTGCAGCGCTCGCCGAGGTCGGTGCCCTGGCCCGACTGCACCACGAGCGACTGGACGGCTCGGGTTACCCGCACGGCCTGCACGCCGAGGCGTTGCCGATGACGGCCCGGATTCTCGCCGCCGCCGACGTCTACCACGCGATGACCGAATCCCGCCCGCATCGCCGCCCGCTCCCGGCTGCCGCCCGCGCGGAGGTTCTGCAAGGACAGGCCGGTGCCGGTCGCCTCGACGGCGAAGCGGTCGCGGCCGTGTTGGCGGCCGCTGGTCATCGCGTGCGCCGCCGCCCTGCGCCACCGGCGGGTCTCACCCCCCGCGAGGTCGAAGTGCTGATCCTGCTCAGCCGTGGATGCACCAATCGGGCCATCGCGAGTGAGTTGTCGATCTCCCCGAAGACCGTCGGGTCGCATGTCGAGCACATCTACCGAAAGCTCGGTGTCTCCACCCGGGGCGCGGTTTCCATGGTCGCGATGCGCCACGGGCTACTGGGGCCGGACAACCTCGGTTGACCGAAACCTCGGGGGAACGCCCGATGCCGGCCAAGGCGGGCGGGCCGTAGACATGGCCCATGACAATCCTCCGCACCCGCCCGTCGGGATGCCAACCACGCGAGATCGCGCAAGCAACGATTCGGGCGGGCGAACTTCCCGGCGGCGCGGGCGAGCGTTTCGCCGGCTACGCCGTCATGGGCCTGCCCTTCGCGGGCGGGAATTACCTGGCCTTCCGGCATTTCCCGGCGACCTCGATCGGTGCCGGCTACCTGACCGTGTGGCACCGGACTCCGGACGGCGCCTGGACCATCTACGCGGATTCCCCACCGGAGCGCAGTTGCGGGCGATACCTCGCGACCGGCGAGGTGGGCACGCAGACCAGTTCCATCGTCGTGAACTGGACCGGATCGCATTCGATGCGGGTGGCGGTGGACGACTGGCTGAGCTGGGAACTGGAACTGGGCTCGAGTTCCGCCACGCGGGTGTTGAACCGGGGGAGTCGACTGCTCCCCGACGCGGCATGGCGCAACAACGCGGTCCTGACGGTCCTCGGGCAACTCGCCGGTCCCATGCTCGGTGCGGGCCGGATGCGGTTGCACGGCACTGTGCCCAGCGGGCAGCACTTCCAGATCCGACCGCAACTGCTCTGGACAGTGCGGGCGAGCCGGGCAGTCATCCGAGGCAAGGACATCGGCAAACCTGCGCCCTTGCCCACCCAGGCCCGCTTCGGCGATCTCTGGTTGCCCCAGCGCGGACTGTTCGTCGCGACCACCGCACGCTTCGGGAGCCGTGACCTGATCACCCACGCGCCGGCGCCCGGCTGACCACCGTGCGGCCGGTGCACGGCGTCAGGGCGGGTCGAAGAACTTGACCAGTCGCAGGCCGAGCCACGGCTTGCGGCCCCAGGCGGCCATCTGGCCGCGGAGGATGGGGCCGGCCAGACCGACTCGGCGATGCACCACCAGGATCAGCGGCGCCGGGGCGCCGCTGAGGAAACAGTCGACCGGCCCCTGCGGCTCGCCCTCCACCGTCAGAACGCCGTCCTGGAAGGCGAATACCGCGCGCGCCTCGGGGAACTTGCGCAGTCGGACGTCGAACCGGGCGGTCACCCCCCGGGTCGTCACGGGGTCGACGAACAGTGGCAGGAACGGAAGGAAGGACCGGAAGACCAGCGCGGCGTCGGAGGGTTCCATCGGCCAGGGGCGGCCGGCGCCCCGCGCTATGTCCCAACCGTGCACCAGCGCTTCCCCGAGGATCCGCGCCGCGGCGCTCGACCGAAGCAGCGGTTCCCCGGCGTGGCCCGGCACTTCGCCGTCCGGCTGATCCACCACCGCCGCGAGCTCGGGGCGCAACGACTGAAGCCGGTCGGCGAGTTCGGACGGCTTACGCGCGGTGATCGTGGCCATCCGTTGTTCATTGATCTGCGCGACCCGGTTCAGGTCGGTGTAGGGCGACCCCTCACCGCGAGCGATCTCGAGGTAGGCGGAGCAGACGCCGATCAGGTGCGCGGCCGTCTGCTCCGCGTTCCACCGGGCGATTGCCGGGGTGGTCAGGTCGGGCAGACCACCCACCAGGTTCGCCACCTGGTCCAGCACCCGGTCGGCCGCGGCGCCGACGGTTGGCAGGTCGAGGCGGGGCGGCGCGCCAGTGGAGTCCACGAGCACACCCTGTCACGCGGAGCCTCCGGCAAGGTAGGCGTCGACCAGCTCGACCAGGCCGCGGGTGAGCGCGTGATCGTCGGTCAGCGGTCCGGTCACGGCAGCGAGGATCGCGGTCCGCGCCGGCACGCCGTCGGAGATCAGCTTGCCTGCTGCGATCAGGACGCGGGTGGAGGCAACCTCGCGCAGCCCGGCGGTCCGCAGCTCGCGGATCACCCCGCCGATGCGGACCAGTAGGTCGGCGGTCGGCCGGTCGAGCCTCGCTTCATGAGCAACGATCCGGGCCTCGACGGCGGCGGGCGGGAAGCCCATCTCGATGGCGACCATGCGTTGGCGGGTCGAGTCCTTGAGATCCTTGAGCACGCTCTGATAACCGGGGTTGTAGGAGATCACCAGGCAGAATCCCGGCGCGGCGTCGAGGGTGACCCCGATCCGTTCGATCGGCAGCCGGCGCCGGTGATCCGCCAACGGATGCAGCACCACGACGGTGTCCTGACGCGCCTCGACGACCTCGTCCAGGTAACAGAAGGCGCCCTCACGGACCGCTCGGGTCAGCGGTCCGTCGACCCATACCGTCTCGCCACCCTGCAGGAGGTAGCGCCCCACCAGATCAGCGGCGGTGAGGTCTTCGTGACAGGCGACGGTGATCAGTTCGCGGCCGAGGTCGTGGGCCATCGCCTCGACGAATCGGGTCTTCCCGCAGCCGGTCGGTCCCTTGAGCAGGATCGAGAGCCCTTGCCGGTATGCGGATTTGAAAACTTCCTCCTCAGCGCCCTGCGTCATGTAGAAGGGCCGATCGGTCATGCGACTCCTTCGTCCGAATCGGTGCTGCGCCCACGCTGTGCGACCCGGCGCTGTAGATCGGCGGCCGCCAGCGCGGCCCGGAACAACCGCCCGATCTCGGGCATCAGATCCTCGAACTGCCGTGCGGCGGCATGCGCCGCCGGGCCGAACACCCGCTTCAGGTCCCCGGCGTCCGTGGTGGCGCCGAGGCTGATGCACAGACACCCCACGCCGCGGCCTCGCGCCTCGGCGAGTGCGCGTGCGGCGTCGGCCTCGCCGTAGGCGCCCTGGTACCCGTCGTCGTAGGCGAAGCCGTCGGACAGGACCACCAGGAGGCGCCGCTCGGTGCCGGCTCGGGTGTCGAGCACTTGGGTCCCGTGGCGGATGGCAGCGCCGAGCCGGGTGTAGCCCCCCGGCGCCAGGCCCGCCAGCCGGGCGTAGACCGGGCCGTCCAGTAGGTCGTCGAAAGCCTTTACCCGTAGCAGTTCGACGCTGTTGCGGCCGTGCGAGCGAAAGGCAGCCGCCGCGACGCGGTCCCCCAGGCTGTTCAGCGCCTCGAGCAGGAGGGCGGCCGCCTCGCTCTGGTGCTCGTGGACGCTGCGCGTCCGACCGCCGCGTTCCGCAGCCGACCCGGAGACGTCGATGAGCAGCAGCACCGCGAGACTGCGGCGGCTGCGGAGGTTCTCGACGTAGAGGCCGTCGTCGGCCGCCTCACCCCGGCGCATCCGCACCTGCGCCTCGACCACCGCGTCGAGATCGATGTCATCGCCCTGCGGCCTGCGCCGGCGATGCTCGAGACCCACGCCGAGTCGGGCCAGCCGGGACTGCAGTTCGCTACTCCGGGGCCGGTCCGACGCCACCGGCACTGCGCCGGGCGGATCCAGTTCCCGCACGGTGCACCACTGCGGTCGGTACTCCTGTCGACGGACGTCCCACTCCGGGTAACGAGAGGCGTCCTCGCCGGGGCCGGCCTCCGTGGGACTCAGCGTGGCCGGCAGGACGACGACGTGCGTGGTGGCGCGCGCGCCCTCGGCAACGCGACCTTCGCCGATGAAGAAATGCGCTCCACCGCGGTCGTCGTCGCGCTTGTCCGTGCCCTTGGCCAGCCGTCGCAGCAACTTGGAGCGGCTCTGGCGGGCCTCGAGTTCGCTGCGCTCAGTCTCCTGGTCGGCAAGACCCGAGGCATCGGGCTCGGACCCCAGGAGTTCGAGTACGAGCCGTGGACGGATTACGCCGAAAACCGCGGGCGGGCGGGGTACTTCCGCGCGGCCCAGCGCCATTCGCAGCGAGTCGCGGGGCGAACCGGTCACGGTCGCGCCGCTGCAGAACTGCGCGAGCACCGGCATTGTGGGGAAGGCCGGGGCGAGCGCCGAGAGCGCGCGCCGAGCTTCCAGGGCCAAATAGCGCGGGACCGCACGCCGCCTCTGACGACCCGTCAGTTCACTGAGCAGCTCAGGCGCGAGGCTCCCGGCGCGCAGCAGCGCCGTCTGCACCACCAGTGCGGCCAGGTCCTGTTCGTGCCCCGCGTCAGGCGCGAGGTACACCGTCAGACCGTCGGTGTGGCTGGGTAGGCCTGCCGGTGCACGTTCGACCCGGAGGTTGCGCCGCGCGAGCGCCGATGCAAGCAGCCGGTACCGGTCGGGGTCCTCGTCAATCGGGTTGGCTCACGGGTTCCAGGCCCAGGTGCCCTTGTAGTACGGACCCGGTTGGCCGGCCTTCTGCATCGCGCCGTCCGGGTCGTAGGTCCGCACCATCTGCGTGTACGGATAGGTCCCGGGCACGACCTTGGCGTCGCCGGTCAGCCGCGTGGCCACGAACGTGCCGCCGTAAGCCATCATCACGACGAAGACGAGCGTGAATGCAGTCGCCATCTCGCCGAACTGCAGGTTGCGGAACACACCCCATGCAGTGGCAATGCGGGCCGAGCCCGAACGCCCGCGGTCGTCACGGCGCAGCAGGACGCAGAGGAACGCCGTCCACACCGCGCACCAGAGGATCTCGATGCCTTGCAGATGACCCCGGCCCATCGAAAGGTATGGACCCCAGATCTGCGTGTACTTGTAGATGCCGATGTTGATCATCCACATCTCCATGAGCACGTCCATGACGGCGCCCACGACGAATGTGGTCATCACCAGAGCGGCCACCGGGTGGCGGCGCACGAACGACCCGTCCTGGGCGCGACCGGCAATGAAGCGCCGGTGGATCGCGAAGCCGAGCAGGGCCGGGCCGAGGTAGAAGGCCTGGTACGCCCCGAGGATGATCCACCACGGCTCGACTGTCGGGGCGGTGTTGAAGTCCCACCAGTTGACCGGCCAGTGCAACAGCTTGGGGTAGTAGTTGCAGTAGAAGCACCAGTTCCAGATCGGGTCGAAGATCGGGCCGATGACGCCCAGCGCCAGGAAGATCGGCCACCCGGGATGCATACGACCGTTCTCGGCCCAGTGGCGGAAGAAGGACCGCACCATCCCGAAGATCACCAGGGCGGTGACGCCGTAGAAGATCGGCACCCAGGTGTCGATGCTGACGCCGAGCCAGTTGATGTTGGGCGCCTTCGCCGTCGGCGACGTCTGGACGAGCCGCGAGGCGGTGAGATGGGTCGAGGAGACCGACAGGCAGTAGACGAGCAACGCGATGCCGGCGACTCCGAGAGCCATCCACGGCTTTCGCCGGAGCTCCCGGCCGAGTTTCACGGCAGCCTGGCGGTAGACGGACTCATCCGCCGCGTGCGGTGTCGGGGTCAAGGTGATTCCGGCCATGCCGTCTCCTTCGCCGCGTCCCGCGCCAGAAATTAGACCCGCCGTCTCACAATGTCAACGAAACCTCGTCGGGGCCTGTTTCGGAGGGTGCGGTACAACCCCCGAAGCGGAATCCGCGTTCCGAAACCCGGGAAGATTCGGACAGCACTGGAGCCATCTGTGAAGAGTCGAGCTGCCATTCTGCGTGCGGCCCCGGGCAAGTGGGAGGTCGTCGAACTAGAGGTCGAGGACCCTCGCCAGGACGAGGTGATGGTCGAGCTCGCCGCGTGCGGGCTGTGCCGCTCCGAAGTACACCTGGCGTCGGGCGCCTTCCCCAACCCGGTGTGGCCGGGGCTCTGGCGTGCTTCCAGGTCGGAATCCAGCGGACCTCGATGGATGACATCGCGCGAACCGCCGGAGTCGGGCGGGTGACGGTGTTCCGTCGGTTCGACACCAAGGACCAACTCGTTCAGATCGTGGTCCTACGGGTGATGGATGAGGTCACCGCCCTCATCCGCGCGGCGTTTCTCGCCGAGAAGGACCTGGAGAAGGCGCTGACCGCCGCCCTGATGGCCTCCGTGCGGGCTCTGCGCGACCACCCGCTCTTCGTGAAGGTCGCCCGGACCGAACCGGAATCCTTGTTGCAGGTCCTGACCACGGACGGGGCCACCGTCATCTCTACCCTTCGCCACTCGGTGGGCGAGTGGCTGGGTGCGAGCGGCGGTGGTCCGCTCACGACGACGACGATCGGATGCGGGCCTACCTAGCGCGTTACATCGTCCCCGGCATCGCGCGATTGGCGAAGCGCTGACTTATGTGCCCTGTGGTATCAGGGGTGCGTGCAACTGCATGCGATGCATGCAGTTTGGTACCATGACGGGCGTGGCGACCACTCTTCAGATCCGCGATGTTCCCGATGATGCCCTCGACATCATTCGCGCTCGGGCTGCTGCGGAGGGCATGAGCCTCGCCGCCTACGTCCGTCGACTGGTGATCGAGACGGCCGCGCAGCCGACGGTGTCGGAGGTGCTGGCGCGCACGACGCGCCGTTCGGCGGGACTTACGATGGCCGACCTGGTGGCGGCGACCCGCGCGGGCCGGGACGCGTGAGCCCAGTCGTCGTGGACAACTCGGTGGTCCTCTACGTCCTGCTGGAGGGCAGTCGTGACGACGTGCTGCGGCGTCGGCTCTCGGAACCACGCACGCTGCACGCCCCGCACCTGATCGACTACGAATTCGGGAACGCTCTGCGCGGCCTGCGACTCGGTGGTCGGATCAGCGACCGACTGACGCAACAGGTCAGGGCCGACTTCGCGGATCTGCGCATCGAACGCCATCCGGGGGCGACGACCGCAGACCGTGCGTGGCAACTGCGCAAGAACTACACCTGCTACGACGCGGCGTACATCGCGCTGGCCGAAATGCTCGATTGCCCACTACTGACTGGGGATGCGAAGCTCCACGGCCCCCACCGCGCGCAGGTAGAAGTTGTCGGCCAGTAAGTCGCGCCCCCGGGCAGATTCGAACTGCCGACACCCGCTTCAGGAGGACGGTCGACAACGTCGACCCTGCTGGTAAGCAGTCGACTGTGGCCTCCGCGCCGTCGACTCTGGTCACCGGTGGCTGCTGTGTTCGCCACGATTTCATGCGCACGCCCATGCCCATGACGAGTCAAGCGGCCGGACGCCGTCCGACGGGCTACCGGCGGATCCGGAGCAGTCCGCCCTGGACCACGGTGATCGCCCCGGCCAGGTCGGCGAGGTCGTGGCCGTCGACCAGATGCAGCACCGTGGCGCTGACGGCAGGGGCGGATTGGTCGTCGATCCGGAACACGACGATGCCGGGGTGTGTGCCGGGCGGGTAGGCGCGGATGTCGCCGAAGCCGCGGTCCAGGGTGAGAACGATGCGCCCTTCGCGGCCGGCGGCCGCGAGAACTTCGGGGTCGGTGGCTCCGGAGAGTCCTTCGTCGGTGACAGTGTCGGCATCGATCCCACGCGCGGTCAGGGCTGCGGCGAGGCTCCGAGGGAGGTGTTCGTCCAGTTTGACCTTCGCCGAGGGTTCGTTCACCGCGGGGCGAGGGGGATCAGTTCCTCGCGGGCCAGCTGCGCTGCGTAGGCGATGGCGGCTAGGACCGCGGTCGAGTCCAGCGCCGGGTATTCGGTAACGATCTGCTCAACGGTCATCCCTGTGGCCAGGCAGTCCAGGACGACGCTGACCGGGATCCGCGTTCCGGACAGCACGGCTTGACCGTGCAGCACGTTCGGGTCCGACGAGATGCGCGCCCACTGCTCCTGCGTCATGGATCCAGTGTGCCGCATGCGGGCGTCGGTGCGTCTTTTTTCTGTCGCCGGTGGTTCGGGGGTCAGGGCGGCTCGTAGAGTCGGACCTCGTGGGTGACGGCGGGCCGGAGCCGGAACCGTTGGCCGGCGAGGTCGAGGCGCTGCGTGGGTTGGTCGCG includes these proteins:
- a CDS encoding TetR/AcrR family transcriptional regulator; the encoded protein is MAGALACFQVGIQRTSMDDIARTAGVGRVTVFRRFDTKDQLVQIVVLRVMDEVTALIRAAFLAEKDLEKALTAALMASVRALRDHPLFVKVARTEPESLLQVLTTDGATVISTLRHSVGEWLGASGGGPLTTTTIGCGPT
- a CDS encoding DUF5615 family PIN-like protein yields the protein MNEPSAKVKLDEHLPRSLAAALTARGIDADTVTDEGLSGATDPEVLAAAGREGRIVLTLDRGFGDIRAYPPGTHPGIVVFRIDDQSAPAVSATVLHLVDGHDLADLAGAITVVQGGLLRIRR
- a CDS encoding DUF433 domain-containing protein; protein product: MTQEQWARISSDPNVLHGQAVLSGTRIPVSVVLDCLATGMTVEQIVTEYPALDSTAVLAAIAYAAQLAREELIPLAPR
- a CDS encoding VWA domain-containing protein, with product MYLAPDAGHEQDLAALVVQTALLRAGSLAPELLSELTGRQRRRAVPRYLALEARRALSALAPAFPTMPVLAQFCSGATVTGSPRDSLRMALGRAEVPRPPAVFGVIRPRLVLELLGSEPDASGLADQETERSELEARQSRSKLLRRLAKGTDKRDDDRGGAHFFIGEGRVAEGARATTHVVVLPATLSPTEAGPGEDASRYPEWDVRRQEYRPQWCTVRELDPPGAVPVASDRPRSSELQSRLARLGVGLEHRRRRPQGDDIDLDAVVEAQVRMRRGEAADDGLYVENLRSRRSLAVLLLIDVSGSAAERGGRTRSVHEHQSEAAALLLEALNSLGDRVAAAAFRSHGRNSVELLRVKAFDDLLDGPVYARLAGLAPGGYTRLGAAIRHGTQVLDTRAGTERRLLVVLSDGFAYDDGYQGAYGEADAARALAEARGRGVGCLCISLGATTDAGDLKRVFGPAAHAAARQFEDLMPEIGRLFRAALAAADLQRRVAQRGRSTDSDEGVA
- a CDS encoding HD domain-containing phosphohydrolase, translating into MSTATEERRTGTAPGTDHAPATTPSRSRPNQSARQTPAISRLVHDLGSIGVPAAVWDKPTDWNVGEWERVRTHPYLTQRILARPAALAEVGALARLHHERLDGSGYPHGLHAEALPMTARILAAADVYHAMTESRPHRRPLPAAARAEVLQGQAGAGRLDGEAVAAVLAAAGHRVRRRPAPPAGLTPREVEVLILLSRGCTNRAIASELSISPKTVGSHVEHIYRKLGVSTRGAVSMVAMRHGLLGPDNLG
- a CDS encoding maleylpyruvate isomerase family mycothiol-dependent enzyme, encoding MDSTGAPPRLDLPTVGAAADRVLDQVANLVGGLPDLTTPAIARWNAEQTAAHLIGVCSAYLEIARGEGSPYTDLNRVAQINEQRMATITARKPSELADRLQSLRPELAAVVDQPDGEVPGHAGEPLLRSSAAARILGEALVHGWDIARGAGRPWPMEPSDAALVFRSFLPFLPLFVDPVTTRGVTARFDVRLRKFPEARAVFAFQDGVLTVEGEPQGPVDCFLSGAPAPLILVVHRRVGLAGPILRGQMAAWGRKPWLGLRLVKFFDPP
- a CDS encoding type II toxin-antitoxin system VapC family toxin, yielding MSPVVVDNSVVLYVLLEGSRDDVLRRRLSEPRTLHAPHLIDYEFGNALRGLRLGGRISDRLTQQVRADFADLRIERHPGATTADRAWQLRKNYTCYDAAYIALAEMLDCPLLTGDAKLHGPHRAQVEVVGQ
- a CDS encoding CbbQ/NirQ/NorQ/GpvN family protein translates to MTDRPFYMTQGAEEEVFKSAYRQGLSILLKGPTGCGKTRFVEAMAHDLGRELITVACHEDLTAADLVGRYLLQGGETVWVDGPLTRAVREGAFCYLDEVVEARQDTVVVLHPLADHRRRLPIERIGVTLDAAPGFCLVISYNPGYQSVLKDLKDSTRQRMVAIEMGFPPAAVEARIVAHEARLDRPTADLLVRIGGVIRELRTAGLREVASTRVLIAAGKLISDGVPARTAILAAVTGPLTDDHALTRGLVELVDAYLAGGSA